The window ACGCTTTCTATAGCTTCCAATTAGACTCTGGATTCTTTGGACCGTTCTTCTTTACAAAACATGCCCAGTTAAATCAGGTTTGATGGTTTCCGAGCATGGATGGCCTGCTTTAAATCAGACCAcaaattttcaataatattcaGGGTCTAATGACCGAGATGGCGATTCCAGAACATTGTACTTGTTCCTCTGTATGAATGCCTTAGTAGATTTTGAGCAGTGTTTAGGGTCGTTGTCTTGTTGAAAGATCCAGCCCTGGTGAAACTTCAATTTTGTCACTGATTCCTGGACATTGTTCTTCTGAATCTGCTGATATTGAGTGGAATCCATGTGACCCTCGACTTTAACAAGATTCAGTCCCTGCACTGGCCACACAGTCCTACAGCATGATGTTCAGTTTCATCAGTCCACAGCACTTACTTATAAAATTACTAGGGTGCTTAAATTTAAGCACATggctaattttgtttaaataattcttgcacactttccataaatcatataaactttatttcacttctcaaatatcactgtgtttgtctcctatatgatatatttcaagtcaagtcaagtggctttttattgtcatttgttgagactatttcactcaaacggctctttaccaagaaggatcaactcaaggcgaaataaaacacaagacaagtttttggatttttagcttgcaaggattgcgctgtcggttgcaagcgggagagaagcaggtttctccttaacctcccttttgcctccttccctgctttgcctccgaagctcagatcgcaagtcactttatttatagagaaaaaggacagagcaagataagtaaaagcaactggcaaaacaaagactccAGACATGTTTGTCACATAActttttgtgcgtcagaatcttcattccctcagattcccctggcgcccataccagtctaagatactatatagaggccatgtcatgtcatgacctagaacaagacgtgttataccagatggaagctgaaactgaagggtcaaagttgcataatgtcaatacataaccctaacatcatttcaactacatatagctgtgcagtacatagtgaaatgagacatttctccaggacctggtgctacaggAAGtacaccaaggaatttggtgctctcTACGGTCTCCACCATGGATCTGTTgatggacagcggagaatggtcactctttgctcgcttgaagtcaacaatcatctccttgGTCTTGTTGacattcagagatagattgttggctctacacctcacctctgtatgctgacttgtcgttcttgctgatgagaaCCACACGGTCATGTGAACGTGATTATATGATTGGAGCTGTGTATCGctgcacagtcgtgagtcagcaaagtgaacagcagtggactgagcacacagccctgaggagctccagtgttcagtgtggtggggctggagatgctgttcccgatccggactgactgaggtctgcctgtcagaaagtccaggatccagttgcagagagaggtgttcaggcccagcaggctcaGCTTCTCTATAAGctgctgagggatgatggtgttgaatgctgaactgaagtcaatgaacagcattcggatGTAGTTTCCTTTTGAGTCTAGATgtgagagggagagatggagggttgtggtgataACATCGTCCGTAGAGCGGTTTGGATGACAcacaaactgtagtgggtcaaGTGAGGGTGGTAGCTGAGACTTGATGTGCCTCAAGACAAGCCTCTCGAAGCATTACATCACAACTTGTGTGAGTGCGATGGGACGATAGTCATTGAGGCAGGAAACCACAGAATTCTTCTCAgagccggtgtcctgcagagccGATGGCGTTTGGACAGCCCTGAGCCAGCTGAACGTCTTTAGGCGTGATGACATAGATGGCACTCAGTGGTGTCCTCAAACAGACAAAGCAAATAAGTGAATGAGGATCGGAGTGCAGCTAAGTCCGGTCTAGGCCTGTTTTAGCTGTGTTTTTCAGCAGGTTTCTTATCAACAAACTTGACATTTAACTAAACCATTTCTTATCCGTCATTAATGTACTTAATAATTTCAGACTCGTGGCTCTAACGTCTGTGGtcataaaaatcatttgaaaaactggttctgggttatctgaaggactttacaggacccctactggaccccctgcagtttgcgtacagagcaaacaggtcagtggacgatgcagtcaatatgggactgcattatgttctgcaacacctagacagacaagggacttatgtgaggatcttgtttgtggacttcagttcggccttcaacaccatcataccaaacctcctccaccccaaactaacccagctctcagtgcccacctccgtctgtcagtggatcagcagcttcctgacagacagacagcaggtagTGAGGCTGGGAAAATTCTCATCCAACACCCGcacaaccagcactggagcccctcagggttgtgtcctctccccactgctcttctccctctacaccaatgactgcacctctaaagacgcctctgtcaaactccggaagtttgcagacgacaccacagtcatcggcctcatacaggacggtgacgagtctgcttacagacaggaggtcaaagagctggctgaaTGGTGCAATCTGAACAACTTGGAGCTCAACACGCTCAACACAGtggagatgatagtggacttcaggaggaactCCCTGCACTCCtccactcaccatcatggacagcactgtggcaacagtggagtcattcaggttcctgggcaccacaATCTCTCAGGACCTGAAGTGGGACACTCACATCGACTCCATTGTTAAAAAGGCCCAGCAGAGGTTGTACTTCCTTCGCCAGCTGAGGAAattcaacctgccacaggagctgctgaaacagttctactcggccatcatacaatccatcctctgcacttccataactgtctggttcagctcagctaccaactatgacctcagaagactacagagggtagtcaggacttctgagagaatcattggtacaaccctccccactctccaaAATCTGTACCTATCCACATTAAACaaaagggttaagaaaatcactctggacccctcacatcccgcacactccatcttcaaactgttgccgtctggtcaccgctacagagcactgagtaccaggacagccagacacaggaacagtttcttccccatgcagtccatgtcatgaacacttgaggacacttatttatttaacatacagatttgcacataacactgcacaaacataattcctgttacacttgaatgtttaaagtatatatttttatttttctatttttatttttgctgtgttgcacattttatattttgtatattgtacatgtttctctttatatctgtcttgtcttgttatcgtgtttttgtcactaaaacaaattcctcagtatgtgcaaacatacctggcaataaagtgattctgattctgatccaGACATAGATAATGTTCATATCTGGACATGTTTAATGCACACATGATCTCTCAGTTCTATTTTATTAGCAgaggtttttaaaaagcaactttaaaacatttaagttaaCAACAACACTCCAGCACAGAAGCTACCACCTTCTCTTGGTGACCAGGTGTTGATACTGTCCCCTGATAGTGTGAGGCGCTGTCTCAGAGGGACAAATGCTCATAAAAGCCCCAGGCCCGGATAACATCCCTGGTCGTGTTCTGAGAGACTGTGCTGCTGAGCTCACAGATGTCCTCACGGACATCTTCAACATCTCACTGAGCCAGGCTGTTGTCCCCACGTGCCTTAAATCCACCACAATCATCCCGGTACCGAAAAAGTCATCTCCCTCCTGTTACAATGACTTCCGCCCGGTCGCACTCACTCCCATCctcatgaagtgctttgagcggcTAGTCATGCACCACATCAAGTCTGTCCTCCCCCCTGCCCTGGACCCCTACCAGTTTGCATATCGGTCTAACCGATCAACAGAAGATGCCGTCTCCACTGCCCTCCACTCAGCACTCACCCACCTGGAAACCAAAGACTCACatgtcagaatgctgttcatcgacttcagttcagcattcaacaccataatCCCGCAGCAACTCATCCATAAACTGGGCCAGCTGGGGCTCAACTCCTCCCTGTGCAACtggctgctggacttcctgaCAGGGAGACCTCAGGCAGTTCGGGTTGGCAGCAACTCCTCCAGCTCCATCATCATGAACACGGGGGCCCCCCAAggatgtgtgctgagccccctTCTTTTCACTCTGCTGACCCATGACTGTACTCCATCATCCAGCTCTAACCTCTTCATCAAGTTTGCGGATGACACGACTGTGGTGGGtcttatcaacaacaacaatgagacACCCTACAGGAGTGAAGTGAGCAGGCTGGCCATGTGGTGCAAAGATAACAATCTCCACCTGAATGTGGAGAAGACAAAGGAGATcgttgtggacttcaggagagcGCACACCCAGCATGCTCCGCTGATCATCGACGGTGCTGTAGTGGAGAGGGTGAACAGCACCAAGTTCCTGGGTGTGCACATATCTGAAGACCTGTCATGGAGTCACAACACCGCATCACTGGCCAAAAAAGCCCATCAGCGCCTGTACTTTCTCCGTAAACTGAAAAGAGCAAAAGCCCCACCCCCCATCATGCAGAACTTCTACAGAGGCACCATCGAGAGCATCCTGTCCAGCTGCATCACGGTGTGGTCCGGAGCCTGCACCGTGTCCTGCCGTAACACACTGCAGCGCATCGTGAGAGCTGCTGAGAAAATCATTGGTGtctctctcccccctctctTGGACATTTTTAACGTTCGTCTCACGCGAAAAGCCACCAGGATAGCAGGAGACCCCACCCACCCATCCCACTGCCTCTTCAACCTGCTGCCGTCGGGGAAGAGACTGCGGAGTCTCCGAGCCAGAACCAGCAGGCTCAGGGACAGTTTCATCCACCAGGCGGTCAGGAGACTCAACTCCCTACCTACTCTCCCTTCACTCACCTCTACCTCTGGCCTCTGCCTCAGGCCTCAGACCTCAGACTGTGATCCGCCCCCACATAAACTCATAGTCTCAGGGTCTACACTTTTTGCACCTCAACGCACTACCtcactttaacttaatttaattttccaacaagtgccttgtctgtatgtttaatgtctgtatgtttaatgttgcactatttatattttagatattttagatattttaccattattttattatactttagttttttattcttttatctttattcttttattctgcatgattgcaaggtcagaagggaaggaatttcatctgtgctgtatgttgtacatagagcatatttgacaataaagttgaattgagattaattaacaaaagcagaacaaaatgtatttcatcAAAGAGCCAAGTTTTGCTTCTGTATGTCTCTggaaatgttgtgaaatatatgTGGAAATAAACTTTCCCAAAGCGTCAGCAATTCTATTAATTGCACTGAATATCAAGTTCTCCAGCTTGCTATCAATTTGGTGTCAAATATTAGTCAAGACTTGATCGAGAAACTgtaacacaattttaaatgcagtttggaCACTTTCTTTCTGTTAAATCCCACATTCAAGTTATGAAGGCcagtatatttaataattccTTTTGCATCAATTTAACTTCATGCACGTCTTTCAAACTATCAATCAGCTTAAAGACGCCTGAGAAAAAGTTGATCTGATTTGTGGTGTAACTTCTGCTCTGTTTCTGGACTTTCTACTTTTGACTCAAACCACACTTCATTATTAATACGCACAAGTgggaaacaaataaacatttttatatgttctTGCAGTAAAACATTAATCCAGAGATTATAAGCATCTTCAGACAcctttgtaaatgtgttttttagtgCTGTTTATATTGCAGCAGTTGTGAATATGGTGGACAACTGTAGCTCTGCGCCTGGATTAactacattaaacatttttaattacattaaaccAGAAAAATTAATCACCTGTATTAATGTGCAAATTTAGACAGAACgggcattttataataaaagtaattgctatttaatatttactgtaagtCTAGAAAATccattgaactttttttttagctttcagTGTAAGAGAAGATCTAAACCAACTTGATTGTTTTTGGGTAGCATTTAGTGTGAAAgattaaaaatctataataaaaatgttcaacacttaattttgtgaataaatcTTACTAACCACAAATTTTTGCCAATTTTACTGTTATTCTTGTGTGGCATCTTGCTGTAGTGAACATCTTGTTTATTTGCCTGCTTTTGACCATTTAAGTATTTAGTTGATAGAGATCAAAGACTCATTCTGTATAAGTGAATAACATTTGATGAGAAGGTGTAGATTCCAAAAGCTGTGTAgagaaaatatttagttttgcaAGTGTATAAATCTGCTTAAATACCTGAAAGGTCTATTGCTAAACCCGGTCTGAAACCAAGCACACATTTAGGCAACCCACTGTTTTGTGAAGACCactaaaataactgcatttttttgaaTGTAGTCTTGCGTTTAGAGAGCAGCTCTTTCAAAGACACTTTGTgtggctcttaaaagagcctttGTATTGGCCGGTCAGACGAGCTTTACTTGGAGCTGGTGTATTTGGTCACGGCCTTGGTTCCCTCAGACACGGCGTGTTTGGCCAGTTCTCCGGGCAGCAGCAGACGCACGGCGGTCTGGATCTCTCTCGAGGTGATGGTGGAGCGCTTGTTGTAGTGAGCGAGACGAGACGACTCACCGGCGATGCGCTCGAAGATGTCGTTCACGAAAGAGTTCATGATGCCCATCGCCTTGGAAGAGATTCCGGTGTCGGGATGAACCTGCTTCAGGACTTTGTACACGTAGATAGCATAGCTTTCCTTCCTGGTCCTCTTGCGCTTCTTTCCTCCTTTACCGGCGGTCTTGGTGACGGCCTTCTTTGAGCCCTTCTTGGGCGCGGACTTCGCTGGTTCAGGCATGATACACACTTTACAGTTCAGCTAAACTGAATGTGGGTTTCCGTTGACCCTCACAATCTTTTATACACTGTCCTATgctaatttagaaaaaaaagcagagtaACGGTGTCTGATTGGATATCTCCATGAACCAGACCACAAAATGATTTTCACTGGTCCCATTGAAGCCAATCAGAGGCTTTAGAATGTAAACCCCTCCCATCGCCTCATGATTGGCGACCATCCcccattcatttcagtttatttctttgattttcccgcatttttttaaatgtgattttcctgctttttaaataatatagttaCGTTGTcctaattatataaaaatctatgAAAAGACTGAATAAACCTCACTAATACCAATACTAAAGATAGTAGTTTTATTATACTTTCAGCAAAAAAATGGCTGGATGAACTTTaacaaagttaaatattttattcagtctgATATGTTCCTAAAAGTACAACTGTATTGTGGTTTTATTTGTCACACATAGCCTGAACTGTAattatacacattaaaatgagattaagttttattttactcggtttaaaatatttaaattaaatatatgaatagtTCGACCGTTTGGAAACTCGTTCTTTGAGTGAAATCGTGggtggctcttaaaagagccGTTGGGGTTTCGTTCCGTCCAGAAAACGCTTAACCTCCGAATCCGTACAGAGTGCGTCCCTGTCGTTTCAGAGCATACACGACATCCATGGCGGTGACGGTCTTTCTTTTAGCGTGCTCGGTGTAGGTCACAGCGTCACGAATAACGTTCTCCAGAAACACCTTCAACACGCCGCGCGTCTCTTCATAGATCAGACCAGAAATACGCTTGACTCCGCCGCGCCGAGCAAGACGACGAATCGCGGGTTTAGTGATTCCCTGGATGTTATCGCGGAGAACCTTTCGGTGACGCTTAGCGCCTCCTTTACCGAGTCCTTTACCGCCTTTTCCTCTTCCTGACATGATAACAGCTCGTCTGTTCACAAACAGCAATAAACCGATTCGAGAGGAAGATGGGAGTTTAAATTTAGGTAAAGGACCTAGTTGAAACCACAGCGGTGGGCGGTTCTTATGGTACGTCACACGTTACTCTTTGTTCAAGTCGGGGTTCGTCTCCCAGCGCTTGCTTCTCGGATTgggatttaaataaataggttGGAAATGCTTTTCAACTGTTAAAACATCACTCTTTATCAACAGcaaattttgttcatttttataccTTCACGTTTGTATGTCGTTTAAAAAAACGTCTGGGATTTTTCTTACATTCAGATGGAAACCGTTATTTCTCACTTTGTGCCTTACGTATTTATGGTGTGCTTATTTGGAAATTTTTCTtacaaatagttattttaacaattctcaAGTCATTACTGATTTTTAGAAAACCATCAAACTGGTAGTAATGGTGTTATCTGTCATAGAGCGATTGAGGTGACTTTAGTGTCGATGCAGCTAAACCGTCCCTATGAGCGTGCTCAGTGTTCGTCTTCTTGAGTTTCTGTTTTCTCAAGTCACATCtgatttaaaaattgtttttttaaaccttcTCACTGATTAGAGGTACTGGACTATGTTTACAGACTAAAACAGCTGATAAGTGAACTTCATGAGTGATCACAACACTACACATGCTGGTGAAATATGGCTGATTTCATCCTCCGTGTATTGAACCAAAACTTTAAAACGGCCTCTAAACGCTTTCTATAGCTTCCAATTAGAGTCTGGATTCTGGCAGACTGTATTTTGGACCGTTCTTCTATTCAAAACATGTCCAGTTCAGTCAGGTTTGATGGTTTCCGAGCATGGACGGCCCGCTTTAAATCACACCACAAATTTTCTATGATATTCAGGTCTGGGGACCGAGATGGTGATTCCACAATGTTGTACTTGTTCCTCTGTATGAATGCCTTAGTAGATTTTGAGCAGTGTTTAGGGTCGTTGTCTTGTTGAAAGATCCAGCCACGGTGAAACTTCAATTTTGTCACTGATTCCTGGACATTGTTCTCCTGAATCTGCTGATATTGAGTGGAATCCAGGCGACCCTCAACTTTAACAAGATTCAGTCCCTGCACTGGCCAcacagccccacagcatgatgGAACCGACACCAAATTTTACTGTAGGTAGCAAGTGTTTTTCatggaatgttgtgtttttccGCCATGCGTAGCGCCCCTTGTTTTGCACAAATTTTCATCAGTCCACAGCACTTTATTCCAAAATGCTGCTGGCTTGTTGAAAtgtgcaacctgtgttgttaaaagcgctatataaataaaaattattgatcgAGTTTTCTTGCTCTGCCATTTCGGGCCTTAACTTGAACCATGCCTCTGGTCTTCCAATTCCTCACAATGTTCCTCACAGTTGAAACTGAGAACTTAAATCTCAGAGACAGCCTTCTGTATCCTTCCGCTTCAACAATCATTGTTCTCAGGTCATCTGAGTGTTGTTTCGAGGCTCCCGTGTTGCCACACTTTAGAGAGATGCACTTACAACTGGCCTCCTTTAAATACTTTCTCATGATTGGATTCACCTGTGTCTGGAGGTCAAGGGTCACTGAGGTTACCAAACCAATTTTGAGTTCTACTAATTAGTGCTAAATGTATTGAAATCTATAAAATTACTAGGGTGCCTAAATTTATATCTTGCACactttccataaatcatataaactttatttcgcttctcaaatatcactgtgtttgtctcctaTATGATATACATatcagtacatagtgaaatgagacatcgtttctccaggacctggtgctacagaaagtcacacacaatacaaaaaaaactcacatactgagTTAAGACGGTGTCtaagccacataaagtgcaaagtgtgcagactagtgcaaacagcaggggagtagagtgcaaacccagtgtgcaaactagtgcaaacattgcaatgaacaaaaaaacaagacaacaataaatatgacgtggAAGAATGCATATGGAAAAGGAAgaccattcaggtgtggttattgaggagtctgatggcttgtgggaagaaactgttcagcagtctggttgtgagggcccgaatgctccggtacctctttccagatggtaggagggtgaataatgtgtgtgagggaagtgtggggtcctgtactacagtatattgtgggctttgcggatgcagcgtgtggtgttGATGTCcatgatagagggcagagagacaccaatgatcttttcagctgtcttCACTATCCTCTGGAGGGTCTTGCGATCCGATACGGTGCtgttcccaaaccaggcagtgatggagctgcacaggacgctctcaatggtccccctatagaacatagtcaggatgggtggagggagatgagctttcctcagcctcctcaaaaagtagaggcgctgctgggctttcttggtgatggaactggtgttgagtgaccaggtgaagttatccgccagatgaacactGAGGAATTTGGCAACCAAGCCAAAGGGGCAAATCCGTGAAACAGGCAGAGTGGTCAATGTGCCGCTCCGTAAGGCAGGGATAATAGCAATACCTCACACTGTGTGAAACATGTACTCTGGTTCTATGCTGagcaaacaggaagtggaaCCGAGTTAGCACtcgggtgagggctccctctgcaAGCCGCTTCAAAGATCAATTCTTAAGGGGCCGTGCACTTGTTTCTCTGACACACAAGGTTATACATTATCAGGTGAAAAACAGTGGAAAGAGTTCACAATATTGACAAAACAGTAGGCAATAAAATCCCAAGTGCAATAGTAAGTGTGCACCCAGTGAACACTTTACAATCCCATGAGGCCAGAGGAAGAGGATTTGTGAAAGCCAACGCGGCCTTTGACCATGACAACGCCAACATGGCCAGTGAAGTTCATCCGGATTAAATTcatacaataaaacactttttttaacacTCACAAAGCAATTATTCAAAGGAATTTAGAGATTATGAttactttttatcattttgcatGTAGAATACAACACTACATTACTCGGACCGACTTGTTCATTGTCCCACTGTTTTATGGGTATTATTggcattatgttttaaataattcattcattattgtttttaataccCAACCAACAGTTGTAAAATGAATGTCTACATTCTTTAGATTTGAGATTGAGTCTTACAGAGACTAGAGATGGAGAAATGGTCTGACAGTAAACAGTAGCTGTAATAGAAACACAACATATCTACAATTaaatatctttgtgtgtgtgtatatatcttaCAGGTCCATCTTCTGAAGAAACAGGAATCATTGATTTGACATCTGTCACAATGTTTCCCCCTCTTTGTAATCAGTTATACTGTGTTCCTTACAATTTATCCTCTATCTCATGTATTTCAGTCTGTGTTTGTCAGGTCTTGAATGTTTTCGTATCACTGCAGTGTCAGACCTGTGATGCACCTTCATGTGTATTCTTCCTTCCTCCGAAAGCGTGGCAATGTTAACACGTTCTAAAAAGTctcctttttttgcttttatatattgCAGTAATGTAATAAATTGCTGTTATATTGTCCTTTATGATTGTTCTTCTGTTCTTAAATGactatttgatgcatttttcagTTTAGTCTGTTTTGGTTCTTAATTTGGTACTTAGTAAATTTGGTATTGCATGTCCTGAATAAATCAAGCACCGAATTGAGGGAGTCTGTATTCCAGAGACCAATACGAAACGtctcattttgtttcatattcaCATCCTTTATAAACATGCATCTAAACTGAAGTCTGCAATCAGTTACATTGCCTAGATATGCAATCCCTGTAGAGATTAAGTTGCAAAATAGTAACTCCATTGTATTTGGGAAGAAACTTGGTTGTAACTATcaagcatatttattataacgGCGTTTCAGCAATAAGGCTGCATAAAATGAAGCTTAATTAAAACAGTTAGTTAAATGGTTTAAGTTAAAGTGTGAAGGATCTCTTTTACGTTAAGAGAATGGAGTAGTAGAATAAAAAAAGCCCCTTCAAAGAAATTTTGTgtggctcttaaaagagcctttGTATTGGCCGGTCAGACGAGCTTTACTTGGAGCTGGTGTATTTGGTCACGGCCTTGGTTCCCTCAGACACGGCGTGTTTGGCCAGTTCTCCGGGCAGCAGCAGACGCACGGCGGTCTGGATCTCTCTCGAGGTGATGGTGGAGCGCTTGTTGTAGTGAGCGAGACGAGACGACTCACCGGCGATGCGCTCGAAGATGTCGTTCACGAAAGAGTTCATGATGCCCATCGCCTTGGAAGAGATTCCGGTGTCGGGATGAACCTGCTTCAGGACTTTGTACACGTAGATAGCATAGCTCTCCTTCCTGGTCCTCTTGCGCTTCTTTCCTCCTTTACCGGCGGTCTTGGTGACGGCCTTCTTTGAGCCCTTCTTGGGCGCGGACTTCGCTGGTTCAGGCATGATACACACGATACAGTTCAACAAAACTGAAAGTGGATTTTCGCTGACCCTCACAACGTTTTATACACTGTCCGatgctaatttaaataaaagcagagtAGCGGTGTCTGATTGGGTATCTCCATGGACCAGACCATAAAATGAATTTCATTGGTCCCATTGAAGCCAATCAGAggctttaaaatctaaatcccTCCCATCGCCTCGTGAATGGCGACCATCCCCCATTcgtttcagtttatttatttgattttcccgcatttttttttaacaatgtgaatttcctgctttttaaataatatagatagatatcaggacaaaaaaaaaaacgtatgaaAAGGACTGAAAAAAATTCACTAATATCAACACCAAAGCTAGtagttttattatacttttagcaaaaaaaaaaaaaaaaatgaccgaATGAACTTCTCTATTGTAATACTAactttaaagttatattttattcagtttgatCGGTTCCTAAAAGTACAACTGTATTAGAGATTTCATTTGTCACACGTCATTAGTACTGCAAGTATACAGATTAAAACGAGACTAAGTTTTATTATACTcggtttaaaatatttaaatttcatatatattaatagtTCGACCGTTTGGAAACTCGTTCTTTGAGTGAAATCGTGggtggctcttaaaagagccGTTGGGGTTTAGTTTCGTCCAGAAAACGCTTAACCTCCGAATCCGTACAGAGTGCGTCCCTGTCGTTTCAGAGCATACACGACATCCATGGCGGTGACGGTCTTTCTTTTAGCGTGCTCGGTGTAGGTCACAGCGTCACGAATAACGTTCTCCAGAAACACCTTCAACACGCCGCGCGTCTCTTCATAGATCAGACCAGAAATACGCTTGACTCCGCCGCGCCGAGCAAGACGACGAATCGCGGGTTTAGTGATTCCCTGGATGTTATCGCGGAGAACCTTTCGGTGACGCTTAGCGCCTCCTTTACCGAGTCCTTTACCGCCTTTTCCTCTTCCTGACATGATAACAGCTCGTCTGTTCACAAACGGCAATAAACCAATACGAGAGGAAGATGGGAGTTTAAATTTAGGTAAAGGACCTAGTTGAAACCACAGAGGTGGGCGGTTCTTCTGGTACGTCACACGTTACTCTTTGTTCAAGTCGGGGTTCGTCTCCCAGCGCTTGCTTCCCGAATtaagattttaataaattagatatactctttaacttttaaacaacaCTCTTTATCATTTTGATAGCTAGCAACTATCTTTTGTTAATATGTATTCATCCCTTCACGTTTGTATGtcccttttttatttagatgtaaAACATTCTTTCTCACTCACCGGCCATTTTATTAGGTTCACCTTACTAGTACAGGGTTGGACC is drawn from Puntigrus tetrazona isolate hp1 chromosome 7, ASM1883169v1, whole genome shotgun sequence and contains these coding sequences:
- the LOC122349689 gene encoding histone H2B, with the protein product MPEPAKSAPKKGSKKAVTKTAGKGGKKRKRTRKESYAIYVYKVLKQVHPDTGISSKAMGIMNSFVNDIFERIAGESSRLAHYNKRSTITSREIQTAVRLLLPGELAKHAVSEGTKAVTKYTSSK
- the LOC122349691 gene encoding histone H4, yielding MSGRGKGGKGLGKGGAKRHRKVLRDNIQGITKPAIRRLARRGGVKRISGLIYEETRGVLKVFLENVIRDAVTYTEHAKRKTVTAMDVVYALKRQGRTLYGFGG
- the LOC122348233 gene encoding histone H2B, which translates into the protein MPEPAKSAPKKGSKKAVTKTAGKGGKKRKRTRKESYAIYVYKVLKQVHPDTGISSKAMGIMNSFVNDIFERIAGESSRLAHYNKRSTITSREIQTAVRLLLPGELAKHAVSEGTKAVTKYTSSK